Proteins encoded together in one Salvelinus fontinalis isolate EN_2023a chromosome 6, ASM2944872v1, whole genome shotgun sequence window:
- the LOC129857669 gene encoding CD83 antigen-like, with translation MFFQLVWILAASVQCGLTQNMLTQEVKSVCGEDSILKCKAICKPGVQYRAVRWYKLGEEPSNKESGLLMKRLSPNSTTLWYAGLERKVELLADDSFDILLPNVTAVDSGRYKCLLAAPVGEQNQEGQVHLRVTGCLESTDQSEERDTILVLSIVGLVAALLIFTISYVILRNMLLQRSKKYPQEPLLDAPLEKKDLMLIYTLGPNWSRQGSIKHVCV, from the exons ATGTTTTTTCAACTCGTCTGGATTCTAG CTGCCTCCGTGCAATGTGGGCTCACACAGAATATGCTTACCCAGGAAGTGAAGTCAGTTTGTGGAGAGGACTCAATTCTGAAATGTAAAGCAATATGTAAGCCTGGGGTCCAATACCGGGCGGTGAGGTGGTATAAG CTGGGTGAGGAGCCCTCTAATAAGGAGTCTGGTCTATTGATGAAGAGGCTATCACCTAACAGCACCACCCTATGGTACGCAGGCCTGGAGCGTAAAGTGGAACTTTTGGCTGATGATTCTTTCGATATCTTGCTGCCCAATGTAACGGCTGTTGATAGCGGGAGGTACAAGTGTCTCCTGGCAGCACCTGTAGGAGAGCAGAACCAGGAGGGCCAGGTTCACCTCAGAGTGACAG GTTGCCTTGAGTCCACAGACCAATCAGAAGAAAGGGATACCATTCTAGTTCTTTCCATTGTGGGGCTTGTGGCGGCATTGCTGATATTCACCATCAGCTAT GTCATCCTAAGGAATATGTTATTGCAAAGGAGTAAGAAGTATCCACAAGAACCACTTCTAGATGCACCCCTTGAGAAGAAAGATTTAATGTTGATCTACACTCTGGGGCCAAACTGGTCGAGACAGGGTTCCATAaaacatgtctgtgtgtga